The following proteins are encoded in a genomic region of Dyadobacter sp. UC 10:
- a CDS encoding redoxin domain-containing protein, producing the protein MCSRYRISVLLFILLVAAGKVMSADQPETLKIGAAAPDFNLLGTDGKRYSLKSFAAAEVLAIVFTCNHCPTAQAYEGRIKALAADFKTKKVAVIAISSNDPKAIRLDELGYTDLSDTYDEMKIRAKDMGYNFPYLYDGDDQKTALAYGPVATPHIFIFDKSRKLQYNGRIDDVEKPTGTPKNMDARNAIEALVAGKPVPVANTKTFGCSMKWAAKESGAQSEQAGWAKEPVKLETIDEAGLKELIQNKTDKLRLINVWATWCGPCVTEFPDFMTMHHMYRGRDFEFVSISADSPDKKAKALKFLQGKYASNPNYIFNVDDKYKLIEAVDPKWQGALPYTLLVEPGGKIVYSQQGPIDPAKMKKMIVENKYVGRYY; encoded by the coding sequence ATGTGCTCACGTTACAGAATTTCAGTCTTGTTGTTTATTCTATTGGTAGCCGCCGGCAAAGTAATGAGCGCGGATCAACCGGAAACGCTGAAAATCGGTGCGGCAGCACCGGATTTCAATTTGCTCGGAACAGACGGAAAACGTTATTCATTGAAAAGTTTTGCCGCCGCCGAAGTTCTGGCAATCGTTTTTACCTGCAACCACTGTCCGACTGCACAAGCTTACGAAGGACGTATTAAAGCATTAGCCGCTGATTTTAAGACGAAAAAGGTAGCCGTAATTGCTATTTCTTCCAATGATCCCAAAGCGATCCGGCTTGATGAACTGGGTTATACAGACCTGAGTGATACTTACGATGAAATGAAGATCCGGGCAAAAGATATGGGTTATAACTTCCCCTATTTATATGATGGAGATGATCAGAAAACGGCTTTGGCGTACGGCCCGGTAGCGACGCCTCATATTTTTATATTTGACAAAAGCCGAAAATTGCAGTACAACGGTAGAATCGACGATGTAGAAAAACCAACCGGCACGCCTAAAAATATGGACGCCAGAAATGCAATTGAGGCACTGGTTGCAGGCAAGCCTGTTCCGGTAGCAAATACCAAAACGTTCGGCTGTTCAATGAAATGGGCGGCAAAGGAATCCGGGGCGCAAAGCGAGCAGGCTGGCTGGGCCAAAGAACCGGTAAAGCTGGAAACGATCGACGAAGCCGGTTTGAAGGAATTGATTCAAAATAAGACGGATAAGCTTCGGCTGATCAACGTTTGGGCAACGTGGTGCGGGCCTTGTGTAACTGAATTCCCTGATTTTATGACGATGCATCACATGTACAGGGGCCGCGATTTCGAGTTTGTCTCTATCAGCGCCGATAGTCCGGATAAAAAGGCAAAAGCATTGAAATTTTTGCAGGGAAAATATGCTTCCAATCCCAATTACATTTTTAATGTGGATGATAAATATAAGCTAATCGAGGCAGTAGACCCGAAATGGCAGGGCGCTTTACCTTATACTTTACTCGTTGAGCCGGGTGGAAAGATTGTGTATTCGCAACAAGGGCCCATTGATCCGGCGAAAATGAAGAAAATGATTGTCGAGAATAAATATGTAGGCAGATATTACTAA
- a CDS encoding VOC family protein encodes MAGSNGFRGFATMTIYAADHKAAIDWYTKVFGIAPYFNKPGYSEFRIGDYENEMGIIDAKYAPPGAADKPAGVITSWHVDDLPGTFQRLLSLGATEYQPIIERGAGFITAAVVDPFGNILGIMTNPHYLEILGKNGN; translated from the coding sequence ATGGCAGGATCAAACGGATTTCGGGGATTTGCGACGATGACAATTTATGCCGCCGATCACAAAGCTGCAATCGACTGGTACACAAAAGTTTTCGGCATAGCGCCCTATTTCAACAAGCCGGGCTATTCCGAATTTCGCATTGGTGACTATGAAAACGAAATGGGTATCATTGATGCCAAATACGCCCCTCCCGGCGCGGCTGATAAACCGGCAGGAGTGATTACTTCCTGGCATGTAGACGATCTTCCGGGAACATTTCAAAGATTGCTTTCATTAGGAGCCACAGAGTACCAGCCCATTATCGAACGCGGCGCTGGTTTTATAACCGCCGCAGTTGTCGATCCTTTCGGCAATATTCTCGGCATTATGACCAACCCGCACTACCTCGAAATCCTCGGAAAGAATGGAAACTAA
- a CDS encoding YdeI/OmpD-associated family protein: METKDGKEVIQAASASEWREWLDKNADTASIVYLVIYNKNSKVPSIGYAESVEHALCYGWIDSKTMKRDENSVYQTFTKRKPVSNWAKSNKERVARMTELGLMRPQGQAMIDLAKQNGSWDKLTDVENEVLADDLKQAFATNKKAFENFMAFAPSARKFILQWIYAAKRPETREKRIKETVEKAAENLKAYA; encoded by the coding sequence ATGGAAACTAAGGACGGAAAAGAAGTAATTCAAGCCGCTTCTGCCAGTGAATGGCGGGAGTGGCTCGACAAAAATGCGGACACTGCGAGCATCGTGTACCTGGTGATTTATAATAAAAATAGCAAAGTTCCCAGCATTGGATACGCCGAATCGGTGGAACACGCGCTATGTTACGGCTGGATTGACAGCAAGACCATGAAACGTGATGAAAACAGTGTGTACCAGACATTTACAAAAAGAAAACCTGTCAGCAACTGGGCGAAAAGCAATAAAGAACGAGTTGCCCGCATGACGGAGCTGGGCTTAATGCGCCCGCAAGGCCAGGCCATGATCGATCTCGCCAAACAAAACGGCTCCTGGGACAAGCTTACTGACGTCGAAAACGAAGTACTGGCCGACGATCTGAAGCAGGCTTTCGCGACAAACAAAAAGGCGTTCGAAAACTTCATGGCCTTCGCGCCCTCCGCCCGTAAATTCATCCTCCAATGGATTTACGCTGCCAAAAGACCTGAAACACGGGAAAAGCGTATTAAGGAAACGGTGGAGAAAGCAGCGGAGAATTTGAAGGCTTATGCCTGA
- a CDS encoding FG-GAP repeat domain-containing protein: MKQTLLFCILLCTILSCKSRKQDDDADLKEPAVSNLSGRELSIAHCSRCHLLVSPQILPKASWQKVLPAMGQRMGIYAGVTRPDSLFNPKTGGSVVKSAHIFPEKPIISKADWQKIEQYYLDNAPDSIPAPVRSRKIQLGLRHFKYRKPPTAHRPALTTMVKILPDKQGIVFSDGKGKQKKMTFLNPRLEAQYTIALPSAPVHFYQTSKELYVTTIGNTVFPTDAAEGSVQRWVKGAAGYALSNTPVSNLRRPVNMAYGDLNNDGFEDIVACEFGNETGQLAWYANNGRGGYDKRVLNERPGAITAIIKDANGDKLPDIYVLMAQADEGILLYENQGQGQFKEKRLLTFSPLNGSQYMELADFNKDGFDDIIYVCGDNADKTPILKDYHGVYIYLNDGKSNFKQAYFYQLNGAYKAMARDYDLDGDLDIAAISFFPDYKRYPHESFVYLENKGRLKFRDYSFPESPEGRWSVMDAGDMDGDGDTDIVLGSFVYFIPKGDKTGLGQKWLSDGPSVIVLENTVK; this comes from the coding sequence ATGAAACAAACTCTCCTTTTTTGTATTCTCCTTTGTACAATTCTTTCCTGTAAATCCAGGAAACAAGATGACGATGCAGATTTGAAAGAGCCTGCTGTTTCGAATCTTTCGGGAAGGGAGCTTTCGATAGCGCATTGCAGCCGTTGTCACCTATTGGTCAGTCCACAAATACTTCCGAAAGCCAGCTGGCAAAAGGTACTTCCTGCAATGGGCCAACGAATGGGTATCTACGCCGGCGTCACCAGGCCGGACAGTTTATTCAATCCTAAAACCGGTGGCTCAGTGGTGAAAAGCGCCCATATCTTTCCCGAAAAGCCTATTATTTCGAAGGCAGATTGGCAAAAAATAGAGCAGTACTATCTGGATAATGCGCCGGACAGTATCCCCGCACCGGTTCGCAGCCGTAAGATCCAATTGGGACTACGACATTTTAAATACAGAAAGCCGCCAACTGCCCACCGACCTGCATTGACAACGATGGTGAAGATATTGCCTGATAAACAAGGGATTGTGTTCAGCGACGGGAAGGGTAAGCAGAAAAAAATGACTTTCCTTAATCCGCGTCTCGAAGCGCAATATACCATAGCGTTGCCCTCTGCTCCGGTGCATTTTTACCAGACATCCAAAGAGCTCTATGTGACGACGATCGGTAATACGGTTTTTCCTACCGATGCAGCGGAAGGTTCGGTGCAAAGATGGGTGAAAGGTGCGGCAGGTTATGCATTGTCCAATACTCCTGTTTCCAACTTGCGCCGACCCGTAAATATGGCCTACGGTGACCTGAACAATGACGGTTTCGAAGACATTGTCGCTTGTGAATTTGGTAATGAAACTGGTCAGTTGGCCTGGTATGCAAACAACGGGAGAGGCGGGTACGATAAGAGGGTGCTGAATGAGCGCCCCGGCGCGATCACGGCCATTATCAAAGATGCGAATGGAGACAAACTGCCTGATATCTATGTACTGATGGCGCAGGCGGATGAGGGGATTTTGTTATATGAAAATCAGGGACAAGGTCAGTTCAAGGAAAAGCGCCTGTTAACTTTTTCGCCGCTCAACGGCTCACAATACATGGAACTGGCCGATTTTAACAAAGACGGTTTCGACGATATCATATACGTATGCGGCGACAACGCAGACAAAACGCCGATCCTGAAAGATTACCACGGGGTATATATATATCTAAACGACGGTAAATCTAACTTCAAACAGGCGTATTTCTACCAGTTGAATGGTGCATACAAGGCTATGGCGCGGGATTATGACCTGGATGGCGATCTGGATATTGCCGCGATATCTTTCTTCCCGGACTACAAGCGCTACCCACACGAAAGCTTCGTTTACCTGGAAAACAAGGGCAGACTGAAATTTAGGGATTATTCATTTCCTGAATCGCCCGAAGGCAGATGGTCGGTCATGGATGCCGGTGATATGGATGGAGACGGGGACACGGATATTGTTCTGGGCTCTTTCGTCTACTTCATCCCCAAAGGCGACAAAACCGGACTAGGCCAAAAATGGCTCTCCGACGGGCCTTCGGTGATTGTATTGGAGAATACGGTTAAATAA
- a CDS encoding formylglycine-generating enzyme family protein: MYQLSYYCFGLLLALTEINPTFVPIRAFVAREEIKINPADSAKMVFIPSGEFIMGSDFSELEAIWKKFQWDRQELQFTKSEQPAHRVSLDGFWMYQTLVTVAQYRKFSRLTNRQMPESPIYGWAEEHPVVNVSWHDATAYCDWAGGRLPTEAEWERAARGSHNGIGDNARHIFTWGDSMPVKPVANLADEIFLKSGYYANPNFHIFRGYTDGFVTASPVRQFPANGSGLFDMAGNVLEWCSDWYALDYYRHSPSKNPKGPATGDRRVLRGGAFDTIPTITRIARRLGNYPDIKNNEKGFRCVFEK; the protein is encoded by the coding sequence ATGTATCAACTCTCCTACTATTGTTTCGGGCTACTATTGGCACTAACAGAAATCAATCCCACATTCGTGCCCATTCGTGCATTCGTGGCCAGAGAAGAAATAAAAATCAATCCAGCAGACAGCGCCAAAATGGTTTTTATCCCTTCCGGCGAATTCATCATGGGCAGCGATTTCTCCGAGCTTGAAGCTATCTGGAAAAAATTTCAATGGGACCGTCAGGAATTACAATTTACAAAAAGCGAACAGCCAGCGCACCGGGTATCATTAGACGGTTTCTGGATGTATCAAACCCTGGTCACCGTCGCCCAGTACCGGAAGTTTTCCAGGCTAACCAACCGTCAAATGCCTGAATCACCCATCTACGGCTGGGCAGAGGAGCATCCGGTTGTGAATGTAAGCTGGCACGATGCCACAGCCTATTGCGATTGGGCCGGCGGCAGGCTTCCCACTGAGGCAGAATGGGAACGCGCAGCAAGAGGCAGCCACAATGGAATCGGCGATAATGCCAGACATATATTTACCTGGGGCGATTCAATGCCCGTCAAACCAGTGGCTAATCTCGCCGATGAAATATTTCTGAAATCGGGCTACTACGCCAATCCAAACTTTCACATTTTTCGCGGCTATACCGACGGCTTTGTAACCGCGTCGCCAGTCCGCCAATTTCCAGCCAATGGATCAGGTCTTTTCGACATGGCCGGGAATGTACTGGAATGGTGCAGCGACTGGTATGCGCTTGATTACTACCGGCATTCTCCCTCCAAAAATCCAAAAGGCCCCGCAACCGGCGACCGGCGTGTTTTGCGGGGAGGGGCATTTGATACCATCCCAACGATTACCCGGATCGCGCGGCGACTTGGCAACTATCCTGATATCAAAAACAATGAAAAAGGATTTCGCTGTGTTTTTGAAAAATGA